In the genome of Streptomyces sp. NBC_00190, one region contains:
- a CDS encoding DUF5685 family protein, translated as MFGIVRPCTHRLGERFKAEWMAHLCGLCLALRGDHGQFARIVTNYDGLLVSVLTEAQSGPAPGARRTAGPCPLRGMRTAPVANGEGARLAAAVSLVLASAKVRDHVADRDGLLARAPIAAAARKVARGWDRAGARTGASLGFDTAVLVDAVDRQAGIETLAGLGTPVLVVTEPTETATAAAFAHTAQLAGRPGNAPALAEAGRYFGRLAHLLDAVEDRSADAAAGAWNPLTATGTSLTEARRLCDDALHGIRLALREVEFADAGLAHRLLVHELRTSVDRAFGTSSCGHVGTNAAGQGQGGYGPPPQGYAPQGYAPGGPGPYGSAPYGGGNPYAPGAPGHAPGGPGMPPPMGPGGGGGGGGGGGLPPQKPRRGLLAGCAVALGLFCTCQLCCTDHEGPWSRKKRDAWCDDCDGCNCDCCNCCGDGGCCDGCDCGCDCGC; from the coding sequence TTGTTCGGCATCGTCAGACCTTGCACGCACCGGCTGGGGGAGCGGTTCAAAGCGGAGTGGATGGCTCATCTGTGCGGGCTCTGCCTGGCACTTCGCGGTGACCACGGCCAGTTCGCCCGGATCGTCACCAACTACGACGGGCTGCTCGTCTCCGTTCTGACGGAGGCTCAGTCCGGTCCGGCGCCCGGTGCCCGCCGCACCGCGGGCCCCTGCCCCCTGCGCGGGATGCGTACGGCCCCGGTCGCCAACGGCGAGGGAGCCCGGCTCGCCGCCGCCGTCTCGCTCGTCCTGGCCTCCGCGAAGGTACGGGACCACGTGGCGGACCGCGACGGGCTGTTGGCCCGCGCCCCCATAGCCGCGGCCGCCCGCAAGGTGGCCCGCGGCTGGGACCGGGCCGGTGCCCGCACCGGGGCCTCGCTCGGCTTCGACACGGCGGTCCTCGTCGACGCCGTGGACCGGCAGGCGGGCATCGAGACGCTGGCCGGCCTCGGCACGCCCGTACTCGTCGTGACCGAACCGACGGAGACCGCGACGGCCGCGGCCTTCGCCCATACCGCGCAGCTGGCCGGACGGCCAGGCAACGCCCCCGCGCTCGCCGAGGCGGGCCGGTACTTCGGGCGGCTCGCGCACCTGCTGGACGCGGTGGAGGACCGGAGCGCCGACGCCGCGGCGGGCGCCTGGAACCCGCTCACCGCCACCGGGACCTCGCTCACCGAGGCCCGACGGCTGTGCGACGACGCCCTGCACGGCATCAGGCTGGCGCTGCGCGAGGTCGAGTTCGCCGACGCGGGACTCGCCCACCGGCTGCTCGTGCACGAGCTGCGCACATCGGTGGACCGGGCCTTCGGGACCAGCAGCTGCGGGCACGTCGGGACGAACGCCGCCGGGCAGGGGCAGGGCGGCTACGGGCCGCCGCCGCAGGGCTACGCGCCGCAGGGCTATGCGCCGGGCGGACCCGGCCCGTACGGCAGCGCTCCGTACGGGGGTGGCAACCCCTACGCGCCGGGTGCTCCCGGCCACGCTCCGGGCGGGCCGGGCATGCCGCCGCCCATGGGGCCCGGCGGTGGCGGTGGCGGCGGTGGTGGCGGCGGCCTGCCCCCGCAGAAGCCGCGCCGCGGGCTGCTCGCCGGCTGCGCGGTGGCCCTCGGACTGTTCTGCACCTGTCAGCTGTGCTGCACGGACCATGAGGGTCCGTGGTCGCGGAAGAAGCGCGACGCCTGGTGCGACGACTGCGACGGCTGCAACTGCGATTGCTGCAACTGCTGCGGCGACGGTGGCTGCTGCGACGGGTGTGACTGCGGCTGCGACTGCGGCTGCTGA
- a CDS encoding MFS transporter, whose protein sequence is MSGTNAAGARTPSPWQRLRAASGGANRWVVLAVLCVSLVLVALDATILHVAVPSITEDLRPGSIELLWIVDAYPLVCASLLILFGTLGDRVGRRRVLLLGYGLFGVASAIAALADNAQVLIAARALLGIGGAMIMPATLSILRQVFPDRRERALAIGIWTAVAAIGAASGPVLGGFLVQHYWWGSVFLINIPLMALILPLGRWLLPESKGSCDGPWDVTGALMAAAGVLGSVLGIKRLGAERQLLDAQALVPLVLGVALLVLFVRRQKRRTHPLIDMRMFSRAAFSTSVGCIVLAMLALVGLELIAVQYLQLVLHLSPLATGLRLLPLTFAAMAAGATGSYTLARIGPRTMVSLGFLLTAFAVLLLTFMGQHDRPVLLTAGFILLGFGLQTTLFAAYESMLSEAPADTAGGAASIGETSYQLGAGMGIALLGSVMNAAYAPGIARVPGVSPADSASAAHSLGEAYQIAVHLGGPAGAALYAAARNSFVHGLHVTLLVSAGLLLAGAVMALRLPRVMECGAADRETDAQTPAKARTESPAESAVVRLPAQVSGEPCPSPVEQAG, encoded by the coding sequence ATGTCGGGGACGAACGCGGCCGGGGCCAGGACCCCTTCGCCCTGGCAGCGGCTCCGCGCAGCCTCCGGCGGGGCCAACCGATGGGTCGTCCTGGCGGTGCTGTGCGTCAGCCTCGTCCTCGTCGCGCTCGACGCGACGATCCTGCACGTCGCCGTCCCCTCCATCACCGAGGACCTGCGCCCCGGCTCGATCGAGCTCCTCTGGATAGTCGACGCCTACCCGCTGGTCTGCGCCTCGCTGCTGATCCTCTTCGGCACCCTCGGAGACCGGGTCGGCCGCCGCCGCGTCCTCCTCCTCGGCTACGGGCTCTTCGGCGTGGCCTCCGCCATCGCCGCCCTCGCCGACAACGCCCAGGTCCTCATCGCCGCGCGCGCCCTGCTCGGCATCGGCGGTGCGATGATCATGCCCGCCACCCTGTCGATCCTGCGCCAGGTCTTCCCGGACCGGCGCGAGCGGGCCCTGGCCATCGGCATCTGGACCGCCGTGGCCGCGATCGGCGCCGCCAGCGGACCCGTGCTCGGCGGCTTCCTCGTCCAGCACTACTGGTGGGGTTCCGTCTTCCTCATCAACATCCCGCTGATGGCGCTGATCCTGCCGCTGGGGCGTTGGCTGCTGCCCGAGTCGAAGGGCTCCTGCGACGGACCGTGGGACGTGACCGGCGCGCTGATGGCCGCCGCCGGCGTGCTCGGCTCGGTGCTCGGCATCAAGCGGCTGGGCGCCGAGCGGCAGCTCCTCGACGCGCAGGCGCTGGTGCCGCTGGTGCTCGGGGTGGCGCTGCTCGTCCTCTTCGTACGCAGGCAGAAGCGGCGCACGCACCCGCTGATCGACATGCGGATGTTCTCCCGCGCCGCCTTCTCGACCTCCGTCGGCTGCATCGTGCTCGCCATGCTGGCCCTGGTCGGCCTGGAGCTGATCGCCGTCCAGTACCTCCAGCTGGTGCTGCACCTCAGCCCGCTGGCGACCGGCCTGCGACTGCTGCCGCTCACCTTCGCCGCCATGGCCGCGGGCGCCACCGGCTCGTACACGCTGGCCCGGATCGGGCCGCGGACGATGGTCTCGCTGGGCTTCCTGCTCACCGCCTTCGCCGTGCTGCTGCTGACCTTCATGGGCCAGCACGACCGGCCCGTGCTGCTCACCGCCGGCTTCATCCTGCTCGGCTTCGGGCTCCAGACCACGCTGTTCGCCGCGTACGAGTCCATGCTGAGCGAGGCCCCCGCGGACACCGCGGGCGGCGCGGCCTCGATCGGCGAGACCTCGTACCAGCTGGGCGCGGGCATGGGCATCGCGCTGCTGGGCAGCGTGATGAACGCCGCGTACGCGCCGGGGATCGCGCGGGTGCCGGGGGTCTCGCCCGCGGACTCGGCGAGCGCCGCGCACTCCCTGGGCGAGGCCTACCAGATCGCCGTGCACCTCGGAGGGCCGGCGGGGGCGGCGCTGTACGCCGCCGCCCGCAACTCGTTCGTGCACGGGCTGCACGTGACGCTCCTGGTGAGTGCGGGGCTCCTGCTGGCGGGGGCCGTGATGGCGCTGAGGCTGCCGCGGGTGATGGAGTGCGGGGCGGCTGACCGCGAGACCGACGCGCAAACCCCCGCGAAGGCCCGCACCGAGTCCCCCGCGGAGTCCGCGGTCGTGCGGCTGCCGGCGCAGGTCAGCGGCGAGCCGTGTCCGTCTCCGGTGGAGCAGGCGGGCTGA
- a CDS encoding phosphatase PAP2 family protein: MRTDQILTRLERVFARLDREPERPAHLQTPQMSRHRVVLLGSTLAFYLAIVVAVLTTSWLVRLDWQIMFFRPYEQWPQVHAFLDYLVVLGQRGPTAVMVAAWLGWRSWRQHTLRPLIALGVALLLLNITVGSVKLGLGRLGPHYATEIGSAELFAGGDIFPSGHTANAVVTWGILAYLASTVVTRRVLSVVSAVVSLSVGATTVYLGTHWVSDVLLGWSAGLLILLALPWFEPLIARSEAYVFELRELLRRRAETGRMSAPVASALTPLLSAGGKWQLVRVTDPAEEPAPAAAAALAQAAVPVGHTPAPRPAAVLSARPHVIRSERTPVTPVGSRRPAHTERATARGAAPRPVAGG, from the coding sequence GTGCGTACCGACCAAATCCTGACCCGTCTGGAGCGGGTGTTCGCCCGGCTGGACCGGGAACCAGAGCGACCGGCTCATCTGCAAACCCCGCAGATGAGCCGGCACCGCGTCGTTCTCCTGGGATCGACCCTCGCCTTCTACCTCGCGATCGTGGTGGCCGTACTGACCACGTCCTGGCTCGTCCGCCTGGACTGGCAGATCATGTTCTTCCGGCCCTACGAGCAGTGGCCGCAGGTGCACGCCTTCCTCGACTACCTCGTCGTGCTCGGCCAGCGCGGGCCCACCGCGGTCATGGTCGCCGCCTGGCTCGGCTGGCGCTCCTGGCGGCAGCACACCCTCCGCCCGCTGATCGCCCTCGGCGTGGCACTGCTGCTGCTCAACATCACCGTCGGGTCCGTCAAGCTCGGCCTCGGCCGACTCGGCCCGCACTACGCCACGGAGATCGGATCGGCCGAACTCTTCGCGGGCGGCGATATATTCCCTTCCGGCCACACCGCGAACGCCGTCGTGACCTGGGGCATCCTCGCGTACCTGGCCTCCACCGTGGTCACCCGGCGGGTGTTGTCCGTGGTGTCCGCGGTCGTCTCGCTGAGCGTCGGCGCCACCACCGTCTACCTCGGCACCCACTGGGTCAGCGACGTCCTGCTCGGCTGGTCCGCGGGGCTGCTGATCCTGCTGGCGCTGCCCTGGTTCGAGCCGCTCATCGCCCGGTCCGAGGCCTACGTCTTCGAGCTGCGCGAACTGCTGCGCCGCCGCGCGGAGACCGGCCGGATGTCCGCGCCGGTCGCGTCCGCGCTCACCCCGCTGCTCTCCGCGGGCGGAAAGTGGCAGCTGGTCCGCGTCACCGACCCCGCCGAGGAGCCGGCTCCCGCGGCCGCCGCGGCGCTCGCACAGGCCGCCGTACCCGTCGGGCACACCCCGGCGCCGCGGCCCGCGGCCGTGCTCTCCGCCCGGCCGCACGTCATCCGGTCCGAGCGGACCCCGGTCACCCCCGTCGGCAGCCGCCGCCCGGCGCACACCGAACGGGCCACCGCCCGGGGGGCGGCGCCCCGCCCGGTCGCCGGCGGCTGA
- a CDS encoding lysophospholipid acyltransferase family protein has translation MYGLWKPRVLGAWKVPASGPVILAVNHSHNIDGPMVMGTAPRPLHFLIKKEAYVGPLGPFLEGIGQVKVDRGGADRTAISRALGVLDNGGALGIFPEGTRGEGDFASLRAGLAYFAVRSGAPIVPVAVLGSGDTRGRLVKGLPALKSRVDVVFGSAFDAGDGTGRRTRTALDEATVRIQDRLTAHLADAKRLTGR, from the coding sequence ATGTACGGGCTGTGGAAGCCCCGCGTGCTCGGCGCCTGGAAGGTGCCCGCCTCCGGCCCTGTCATCCTTGCCGTGAACCACTCGCACAACATCGACGGCCCGATGGTGATGGGGACCGCGCCGCGGCCCCTGCACTTCCTGATCAAGAAGGAAGCGTACGTCGGCCCGCTCGGCCCCTTCCTCGAAGGGATCGGGCAGGTCAAGGTCGACCGCGGCGGAGCCGACCGGACGGCGATAAGCCGCGCCCTCGGCGTGCTCGACAACGGAGGGGCCCTGGGGATCTTCCCCGAGGGAACCCGGGGCGAGGGCGACTTCGCCTCGCTGCGCGCGGGCCTCGCGTACTTCGCGGTCCGCAGCGGCGCGCCCATAGTGCCGGTGGCCGTGCTCGGCAGCGGCGACACCCGCGGACGGCTCGTCAAGGGCCTGCCCGCTCTCAAGAGCCGGGTCGACGTCGTCTTCGGGTCGGCCTTCGACGCCGGGGACGGCACCGGCCGCCGTACCCGTACGGCGCTGGACGAGGCCACCGTACGCATCCAGGACCGGCTGACCGCCCACCTGGCCGATGCCAAGCGCCTCACCGGGCGCTGA
- a CDS encoding helix-turn-helix transcriptional regulator: MLDTSARLLRLLSLLQAHREWTGADLAERLGVTARTVRRDVDRLRELGYPVNASPGTGGGYQLGAGAELPPLLLDDDEAVAVAVGLRTAAGNGVEGIGEASVRALAKLEQVLPSRLRRRVSALNEFTVPMLRGPQRSTVDPSVLTELAAVCRDAERLRFGYRDHEGNVTRRAVEPHRLVCTERRWYLVAWDLDREDWRTFRADRIEPRPPHGPRFTPRRPPAEDLAAYVSEGVAQRAYAARAVVRLKVSAQEAARIVGPSEGALEPVDGQSCLLRTGAVSLDVLVIHIMLLGCEFEVVEPPELSDRIRAARDLLGRAVESAAVKEM, translated from the coding sequence ATGCTCGATACCTCCGCGCGACTGCTGCGTCTGTTGTCCCTGTTGCAGGCTCACCGCGAATGGACCGGGGCCGATCTCGCCGAACGGCTCGGGGTGACCGCGCGGACCGTCCGGCGGGACGTGGACCGGCTGCGGGAGCTGGGCTATCCGGTGAACGCCAGTCCCGGGACCGGCGGCGGGTACCAGCTGGGGGCGGGGGCCGAGCTGCCGCCGCTGCTGCTGGACGACGACGAGGCCGTGGCCGTGGCCGTCGGGCTGCGGACCGCCGCCGGGAACGGGGTCGAGGGGATCGGGGAAGCCTCCGTACGGGCCCTCGCCAAGCTGGAGCAGGTACTGCCGTCGAGGCTGCGGCGCCGGGTCTCCGCGCTCAACGAGTTCACCGTGCCGATGCTGCGCGGGCCGCAGCGCTCCACCGTGGATCCCTCGGTGCTGACCGAGCTCGCCGCCGTGTGCCGGGACGCCGAGCGGCTGCGCTTCGGCTACCGGGACCACGAGGGCAACGTGACCCGCCGCGCGGTGGAGCCGCACCGGCTGGTGTGCACCGAGCGGCGCTGGTACCTGGTCGCCTGGGACCTGGACCGGGAGGACTGGCGCACCTTCCGGGCCGACCGGATCGAGCCCAGGCCGCCGCACGGGCCGCGGTTCACGCCGCGCCGGCCGCCCGCCGAGGACCTCGCCGCATACGTCTCCGAGGGCGTGGCGCAGCGCGCGTACGCGGCCCGCGCGGTGGTACGGCTGAAGGTTTCGGCGCAGGAGGCGGCGCGGATCGTCGGGCCGAGCGAGGGCGCCCTGGAACCCGTCGACGGGCAGAGCTGCCTGCTGCGCACCGGGGCGGTGAGCCTGGACGTCCTGGTGATTCACATCATGCTGCTCGGCTGTGAGTTCGAAGTGGTCGAGCCGCCCGAGCTGAGCGACCGGATCAGGGCCGCCAGGGATCTGCTGGGGCGGGCCGTGGAGTCGGCGGCGGTGAAGGAAATGTAG
- the der gene encoding ribosome biogenesis GTPase Der → MNDQHDHGALGDAEYAEFMELAAEEGFDIEDVEGALEEAAAGPLPVLAVVGRPNVGKSTLVNRIIGRREAVVEDKPGVTRDRVMYEAEWAGRRFTVVDTGGWEQDVLGIDASVAAQAEYAIEAADAVVFVVDAKVGATDTDEAVVRLLRKSKKPVVLCANKVDGQSGESDAASLWSLGLGMPHPVSSLHGRGTGDMLDAVLEALPEAPEQTFGGAAIGGPRRIALIGRPNVGKSSLLNKVAKEDRVVVNELAGTTRDPVDELIELGGVTWKFVDTAGIRKKVHLQQGADYYASLRTAAAVEKAEVAVILIDTTETISVQDQRIITMAVESGRAIVIAYNKWDELDEERRYYLEREIETEMQQVAWAPRVNVSALTGRHMEKLVPAIETALAGWETRVPTGRLNAFLGEVVAAHPHPIRGGKQPRILFGTQAGSKPPRFVLFASGFLEHGYRRFIERRLREEFGFEGTPIHISVRVREKRGAQYKKKK, encoded by the coding sequence ATGAACGACCAGCACGACCACGGAGCACTTGGCGATGCCGAGTACGCGGAGTTCATGGAGCTCGCCGCGGAAGAGGGCTTCGACATCGAGGACGTCGAAGGTGCCCTTGAGGAGGCCGCTGCCGGCCCCCTCCCCGTCCTCGCCGTCGTAGGCCGGCCCAATGTCGGCAAGTCGACCCTGGTGAACCGCATCATCGGCCGCCGCGAGGCGGTCGTCGAGGACAAGCCCGGCGTCACCCGCGACCGCGTCATGTACGAGGCCGAGTGGGCGGGCCGCCGCTTCACGGTCGTCGACACCGGCGGCTGGGAGCAGGACGTCCTCGGCATCGACGCCTCCGTCGCCGCCCAGGCCGAGTACGCCATCGAGGCCGCCGACGCCGTGGTCTTCGTCGTCGACGCCAAGGTCGGCGCCACCGACACCGACGAGGCGGTCGTACGCCTGCTGCGCAAGTCCAAGAAGCCCGTCGTGCTGTGCGCCAACAAGGTGGACGGCCAGAGCGGCGAGTCCGACGCGGCCTCCCTGTGGTCCCTGGGCCTCGGCATGCCGCACCCGGTCTCCTCGCTGCACGGCCGCGGCACCGGCGACATGCTGGACGCCGTCCTCGAAGCCCTGCCCGAGGCCCCCGAGCAGACCTTCGGCGGCGCCGCCATCGGCGGTCCGCGCCGCATCGCGCTGATCGGCCGCCCGAACGTGGGCAAGTCCTCGCTGCTCAACAAGGTCGCGAAGGAGGACCGTGTCGTCGTCAACGAGCTGGCCGGCACCACCCGCGACCCGGTCGACGAGCTGATCGAGCTCGGCGGCGTCACCTGGAAGTTCGTCGACACCGCCGGCATCCGCAAGAAGGTCCACCTTCAGCAGGGCGCCGACTACTACGCCTCCCTGCGCACGGCCGCGGCCGTGGAGAAGGCGGAGGTCGCGGTCATCCTGATCGACACCACCGAGACGATCAGCGTCCAGGACCAGCGCATCATCACCATGGCCGTCGAGTCCGGCCGCGCGATCGTGATCGCCTACAACAAGTGGGACGAGCTCGACGAGGAGCGCCGCTACTACCTCGAGCGCGAGATCGAGACCGAGATGCAGCAGGTCGCCTGGGCGCCCCGGGTGAACGTCTCGGCGCTCACCGGCCGCCACATGGAGAAGCTGGTCCCGGCGATCGAGACCGCCCTCGCGGGCTGGGAGACGCGCGTCCCGACCGGCCGCCTGAACGCCTTCCTCGGCGAGGTCGTCGCCGCCCACCCGCACCCGATCCGCGGCGGCAAGCAGCCCCGCATCCTGTTCGGTACCCAGGCGGGCAGCAAGCCGCCGCGGTTCGTCCTCTTCGCCTCGGGCTTCCTGGAGCACGGCTACCGGCGCTTCATCGAGCGCCGGCTGCGCGAGGAGTTCGGCTTCGAGGGCACCCCGATCCACATCTCGGTGCGGGTGCGCGAGAAGCGCGGCGCCCAGTACAAGAAGAAGAAGTAG
- a CDS encoding cell division protein SepF: protein MGSVRKASAWLGLVEDSDDERYYDDDYAEAAQGGSVSGPGDQWVTDPRVRVASESAVEQGRRIATVTPDGFRDARGIGELFREGVPVIVNLSSMDPGDAKRVVDFAAGLTFGLRGSIERVATRVFLLTPADTQIVSGEPGGRSREFFNQS, encoded by the coding sequence ATGGGTTCGGTGCGCAAGGCGAGTGCCTGGCTGGGTCTCGTGGAGGACAGCGACGACGAGCGTTACTACGACGACGACTACGCGGAGGCCGCCCAGGGTGGCTCGGTGTCCGGGCCCGGCGACCAGTGGGTCACCGACCCCCGGGTCAGGGTGGCGTCGGAGTCGGCCGTCGAGCAGGGCCGTCGGATCGCGACGGTCACCCCGGACGGCTTCCGTGACGCGCGGGGGATCGGCGAGCTGTTCCGCGAGGGCGTCCCGGTGATCGTCAACCTGTCGTCGATGGACCCGGGCGACGCGAAGCGCGTCGTCGACTTCGCGGCCGGACTGACCTTCGGGCTGCGCGGTTCGATCGAGCGGGTGGCGACCAGGGTCTTCTTGCTGACCCCGGCCGACACCCAGATCGTGAGCGGCGAGCCCGGCGGCCGCTCGCGCGAGTTCTTCAACCAGAGCTAG
- a CDS encoding transglycosylase family protein, translated as MPHLRIRRAAGAAAVAAVLVLVLPSGTAAAGAAPPPPAPGPAGASHPGSPGLIGSGPGDCGPGGQWPWDCVADCESSGRWAINTGNGFYGGLQFWHLTWVEYGGPAFAPRADLASRGQQIRVAEDVIGRQGWDAWPACSKRYGLAGRMHVVRDGDTLVTIARKHTVPGGWRALYEANRELIGARPEAIEVGMLLAIPERATAPPAVPVVPAVPGEATPAPAPRPSPAPAVAPSSPTGTPRR; from the coding sequence GTGCCCCACCTCCGGATCCGGCGTGCCGCCGGTGCCGCTGCCGTCGCCGCCGTACTGGTCCTCGTACTCCCCTCCGGTACGGCGGCGGCCGGCGCGGCACCGCCGCCGCCCGCGCCCGGGCCGGCGGGGGCGTCGCACCCCGGTTCGCCGGGCCTGATCGGGAGCGGGCCGGGGGACTGCGGGCCGGGCGGGCAGTGGCCCTGGGACTGCGTCGCCGACTGCGAGAGCAGCGGGCGCTGGGCGATCAACACCGGCAACGGCTTCTACGGCGGGCTGCAGTTCTGGCACCTGACGTGGGTGGAGTACGGAGGGCCCGCGTTCGCGCCGCGGGCGGACCTGGCGAGCCGGGGGCAGCAGATCCGGGTCGCGGAGGACGTGATCGGCCGACAGGGCTGGGACGCCTGGCCCGCGTGCTCGAAGCGGTACGGGCTGGCCGGGCGGATGCACGTGGTGCGGGACGGGGACACGCTGGTGACGATCGCGCGCAAGCACACGGTGCCGGGCGGCTGGCGGGCGCTGTACGAGGCGAACCGGGAGCTGATCGGGGCCCGGCCCGAGGCGATCGAGGTGGGCATGCTGCTGGCCATTCCGGAGCGGGCGACCGCCCCTCCGGCGGTCCCGGTGGTTCCGGCGGTCCCGGGGGAGGCGACGCCTGCCCCGGCTCCCCGTCCGTCGCCCGCTCCGGCCGTGGCCCCGTCGTCGCCCACCGGGACGCCTCGCCGCTGA
- the cmk gene encoding (d)CMP kinase codes for METAAPAAVIVAIDGPSGTGKSSTSKAVAAKLGLRYLDTGAQYRAITWWMITNGVDTDDPQAIAVAAGKPAIVSGTDPAAPTITVDGLDAAGPIRTQEVTSKVSAVSAVPEVRTLITELQRSIAAEAAEEAEGIVVEGRDIGTTVLPDADLKIFLTASAEARAARRSGELRGKEAVDLAATKEALIKRDAADSGRKTSPLAKAGDAVEVDTTELTLDQVIECVVTLVEERRSATEGSQKRAGGK; via the coding sequence GTGGAAACCGCAGCTCCGGCAGCCGTGATCGTCGCCATCGACGGTCCCTCCGGCACGGGCAAGTCCAGCACGTCCAAGGCCGTGGCGGCAAAGCTCGGCCTGCGCTACCTGGACACCGGGGCGCAGTACCGGGCCATCACCTGGTGGATGATCACCAACGGTGTCGACACCGACGACCCGCAGGCCATCGCGGTCGCCGCGGGCAAGCCCGCCATCGTCTCCGGCACCGACCCGGCCGCCCCCACCATCACGGTGGACGGCCTGGACGCCGCCGGCCCCATCCGCACCCAGGAGGTCACCTCCAAGGTCAGCGCCGTCAGCGCCGTCCCCGAGGTGCGCACCCTCATCACCGAGCTCCAGCGCTCCATCGCCGCCGAGGCGGCCGAGGAGGCCGAGGGCATCGTCGTCGAGGGCCGGGACATCGGCACCACCGTCCTGCCCGACGCCGACCTCAAGATCTTCCTGACCGCCTCCGCCGAGGCCCGCGCCGCCCGGCGCAGCGGTGAGCTCCGCGGCAAGGAGGCCGTCGACCTCGCGGCCACCAAGGAGGCGCTCATCAAGCGCGACGCGGCCGACTCCGGCCGCAAGACCTCCCCGCTGGCCAAGGCCGGTGACGCCGTGGAGGTGGACACCACCGAGCTCACCCTCGACCAGGTGATCGAGTGTGTCGTCACGCTCGTCGAGGAGCGGCGGAGCGCGACCGAAGGCAGCCAGAAGCGGGCGGGCGGCAAGTGA
- a CDS encoding acyl-CoA dehydrogenase family protein, with protein MSAFLPLDPLGLDELLGPEDLAIRDTVRGWAADRVLPHIAQWYESGELPGIRELARELGSIGALGMSLTGYGCAGASAVQYGLACLELEAADSGIRSLVSVQGSLAMYAIWKYGSEEQKQRWLPGMAAGELIGCFGLTEPDVGSDPAAMRTYAKRDGTDWVLNGRKMWITNGSVAAVAVVWAQTDEGIRGFAVPTDTPGFSAPEIKHKWSLRASVTSELVMDDVRLPADAVLPEVTGLKGPLGCLSHARYGIIWGSMGAARSSFESALGYAKTREQFGRPIGGFQLTQAKLADMALELHKGILLAHHLGRRMDAGTLRPEQISFGKLNNVREAIEICRTARTILGANGISLEYPVMRHATNLESVLTYEGTVEMHQLVLGKALTGLDAFR; from the coding sequence GTGTCCGCGTTCCTGCCCCTTGATCCGCTCGGGCTCGACGAGCTCCTCGGGCCCGAGGACCTCGCGATCCGCGACACCGTCCGCGGCTGGGCCGCCGACCGTGTGCTGCCGCACATCGCGCAGTGGTACGAGAGCGGCGAGCTGCCCGGGATCCGGGAGCTGGCCCGGGAGCTCGGGTCCATCGGGGCGCTCGGCATGTCCCTCACCGGGTACGGGTGCGCCGGCGCCAGCGCCGTTCAGTACGGTCTCGCCTGCCTCGAACTGGAGGCCGCCGACTCCGGCATCCGCTCGCTGGTCTCCGTCCAGGGCTCGCTCGCCATGTACGCGATCTGGAAGTACGGCTCGGAGGAGCAGAAGCAGCGCTGGCTGCCAGGCATGGCGGCCGGCGAGCTGATCGGCTGCTTCGGGCTGACCGAGCCCGACGTCGGCTCCGACCCCGCCGCCATGCGCACGTACGCGAAGCGCGACGGCACCGACTGGGTGCTGAACGGCCGCAAGATGTGGATCACCAATGGTTCCGTCGCGGCGGTCGCCGTGGTGTGGGCGCAGACCGACGAGGGGATCCGCGGGTTCGCGGTGCCCACCGACACCCCCGGGTTCTCCGCGCCGGAGATCAAGCACAAGTGGTCGCTGCGGGCCAGCGTCACCAGCGAGCTCGTGATGGACGACGTACGGCTGCCGGCCGACGCGGTGCTGCCGGAGGTCACCGGGCTCAAGGGGCCGCTCGGCTGCCTCAGCCACGCGCGGTACGGGATCATCTGGGGGTCGATGGGCGCGGCGCGCTCCAGCTTCGAGTCCGCGCTCGGCTACGCGAAGACGCGGGAGCAGTTCGGCAGGCCGATCGGCGGCTTCCAGCTCACCCAGGCCAAACTCGCGGACATGGCCCTCGAACTCCACAAGGGCATCCTGCTCGCCCACCATCTGGGCCGGCGGATGGACGCGGGCACCCTGCGGCCGGAGCAGATCAGCTTCGGCAAGCTCAACAACGTCCGCGAGGCCATCGAGATCTGTCGCACCGCGCGGACCATCCTGGGTGCCAACGGGATCTCACTCGAATACCCCGTCATGCGGCACGCCACCAACCTCGAATCGGTCCTCACCTACGAGGGCACCGTCGAGATGCACCAACTGGTGCTGGGCAAGGCGCTCACCGGGCTCGACGCCTTCCGGTGA